Proteins found in one Paenibacillus dendritiformis genomic segment:
- a CDS encoding dihydrofolate reductase produces MPITMIWAMDKRRLIGKDNGMPWRLPSDMAYFKAMTQGKTVVMGRKTYESLGKALPNRRNIVLTRNPEWIAPDAEVMHHIESVLPLAADEEIMVMGGAQIYREFLPLADKLLVTRIDAEFEGDEYFPPYDEAAWELAEEAEGPVDEKNRYPHRFQTYVRKEA; encoded by the coding sequence ATGCCGATTACGATGATCTGGGCGATGGACAAGCGCCGTCTCATTGGCAAGGATAATGGGATGCCATGGCGGCTGCCGAGCGATATGGCTTATTTCAAGGCAATGACGCAGGGGAAGACGGTCGTCATGGGACGCAAAACCTATGAATCGCTGGGAAAGGCGCTGCCGAACCGGCGCAATATTGTGCTGACCCGCAACCCGGAGTGGATCGCGCCCGATGCGGAAGTCATGCATCATATCGAGTCCGTGCTGCCGCTGGCGGCGGATGAGGAAATTATGGTGATGGGCGGCGCCCAAATTTACCGCGAGTTCCTTCCTTTGGCGGACAAGCTGCTGGTTACGCGGATAGACGCCGAATTCGAGGGCGATGAATATTTTCCGCCGTATGACGAGGCGGCCTGGGAACTGGCGGAGGAAGCTGAGGGACCGGTCGACGAGAAGAACCGGTATCCGCACCGCTTCCAGACCTATGTCCGGAAGGAAGCGTGA
- the thyA gene encoding thymidylate synthase, with protein MKSYLALLQDILEHGVKKEDRTGTGTLSVFGRQLRFDLAEGFPLVTTKRLHLKSIVHELLWFLSGDTNIRYLKENGVRIWDEWADENGNLGPVYGSQWRAWETKDGRMIDQIANVIEQIKTNPDSRRLLVSAWNVGEVDQMKLPPCHYSFQFYVAGGKLSCLLNMRSVDTFLGLPFNIASYSLLTHMVAQQCGLEVGEFIWSGGDVHIYSNHMEQVKTQLEREPLPLPKLVIKRKPDSIFDYRFDDFEFVDYQHHPTIKAPVAV; from the coding sequence ATGAAGTCATATCTGGCGTTATTGCAGGACATTTTGGAGCACGGGGTGAAGAAGGAGGATCGGACGGGAACCGGCACATTGTCCGTGTTCGGGCGGCAGCTGCGCTTCGATCTGGCTGAAGGGTTTCCGCTTGTGACGACGAAGCGGCTGCACCTGAAATCAATCGTGCATGAGCTGCTCTGGTTTTTGAGCGGAGATACCAATATTCGTTATTTGAAGGAAAACGGCGTCCGCATCTGGGACGAATGGGCGGATGAGAATGGCAACCTGGGACCGGTATATGGATCGCAGTGGCGCGCCTGGGAGACCAAGGACGGACGCATGATCGACCAGATTGCGAATGTGATCGAGCAGATTAAGACGAATCCGGATTCGCGCCGATTGCTTGTCTCCGCTTGGAATGTCGGCGAGGTCGATCAGATGAAGCTGCCGCCATGCCATTATTCGTTCCAATTTTATGTCGCCGGCGGCAAGCTGAGCTGTCTGCTCAACATGCGTTCGGTGGATACGTTCCTCGGACTGCCGTTCAATATCGCCAGCTATTCGCTGCTTACGCATATGGTGGCCCAGCAATGCGGCCTGGAGGTCGGAGAATTTATCTGGAGCGGCGGCGACGTTCATATTTACTCGAACCATATGGAACAGGTGAAGACCCAGTTGGAGCGCGAGCCGCTGCCGCTTCCGAAGCTGGTCATCAAGCGCAAGCCGGATTCGATTTTTGATTACCGGTTCGACGATTTCGAATTCGTGGACTATCAGCATCATCCGACGATTAAGGCGCCGGTTGCGGTGTAG